Proteins encoded by one window of Porphyrobacter sp. YT40:
- a CDS encoding PIG-L deacetylase family protein encodes MIRYCRLAALAALMVAPAGAQEPRAPRPVMVVVAHPDDELTMAPALAALARQGRMVTILFATTGDQGPGVTTRERGAELGAVRRADAECSARALGAQVRFLEGLGDGTLAQSPQSPDAPARRFLAQFAQAYVDIEPELVLTWGPDGGYGHADHRMVSALVTETLQSLAPAYRPRLLYVGIPAGRLPPVPEMAGWAETDPKLLNETLRYTPEDLEAAKAAVQCHVTQFDETMRGAMMPLFDATMWQGKVHFRPAF; translated from the coding sequence ATGATCCGCTATTGCCGTCTGGCCGCACTGGCCGCCTTGATGGTTGCACCGGCCGGTGCGCAGGAACCGCGTGCACCGCGACCGGTGATGGTGGTGGTCGCCCATCCCGATGACGAGCTGACCATGGCCCCTGCCCTCGCGGCGCTCGCGCGGCAGGGGCGCATGGTGACGATCCTGTTCGCCACCACCGGCGATCAGGGGCCGGGTGTCACCACCCGCGAGCGCGGTGCGGAGCTTGGCGCGGTGCGGCGGGCCGACGCCGAATGCTCCGCCAGGGCATTGGGTGCACAGGTGCGGTTTCTGGAAGGCCTGGGCGACGGCACCCTCGCCCAGTCCCCGCAATCGCCCGATGCCCCGGCCCGGCGCTTCCTTGCGCAATTCGCGCAGGCCTATGTCGATATCGAGCCCGAGCTGGTGCTGACCTGGGGCCCGGATGGCGGCTATGGCCACGCCGATCATCGCATGGTCAGCGCGCTCGTCACCGAGACGCTGCAATCGCTCGCCCCCGCCTATCGCCCGCGCCTGCTCTATGTCGGCATTCCCGCCGGGCGCCTGCCGCCGGTGCCGGAGATGGCCGGATGGGCCGAGACCGATCCGAAGCTGCTGAACGAAACCTTGCGCTACACCCCCGAGGATCTCGAGGCCGCCAAGGCTGCGGTGCAGTGCCATGTGACGCAATTCGACGAAACGATGCGCGGCGCGATGATGCCGCTGTTCGACGCGACGATGTGGCAGGGCAAGGTGCATTTCCGCCCCGCCTTCTAG
- a CDS encoding zinc transporter encodes MSLSLRAACDTGAVGDATFARAADWHGMMMTLIVVAVVSGALLAGAVWGIYFRLGRKTEGFLVALAGGALLLSLVSELIEPSIERSSVMLAMLGVLAGAVTFTGIDYLIDEKWGEDGGGGLLAAITLDGVPENLALGVALIGASPLEVAALAGSILLSNLPEAAGGARAMADGGRSKGKIMLLWAATAGLLSAAAIIGNVALAGVSEHWLAVIRCFAAGAVVASLATEVFPKAYREDHHLAGIATALGVVLAFGLGSLAGG; translated from the coding sequence ATGTCTCTCTCCCTCCGCGCCGCTTGTGACACCGGAGCGGTCGGCGATGCAACATTTGCCCGCGCGGCGGATTGGCACGGCATGATGATGACGCTGATCGTGGTCGCGGTGGTATCGGGCGCGCTGCTCGCCGGGGCGGTGTGGGGGATTTATTTCCGGCTGGGCCGCAAGACCGAGGGGTTTCTGGTGGCCCTCGCCGGCGGCGCGCTGCTGCTGTCGCTGGTGAGCGAGCTGATCGAACCTTCGATCGAGCGCAGTTCGGTGATGCTGGCGATGCTCGGCGTGCTTGCGGGCGCTGTCACCTTTACGGGAATCGACTATCTGATCGACGAGAAATGGGGCGAGGATGGCGGCGGGGGGCTGCTCGCCGCGATCACGCTCGACGGGGTGCCCGAAAACCTCGCGCTCGGCGTGGCGCTGATCGGAGCTTCGCCGTTGGAGGTCGCCGCGCTGGCAGGCTCGATCCTGCTGTCGAACCTGCCCGAAGCCGCCGGGGGCGCGCGCGCAATGGCGGACGGCGGACGCTCGAAGGGCAAGATCATGCTGCTGTGGGCGGCAACGGCGGGGCTGCTGTCGGCCGCCGCAATCATCGGCAATGTCGCGCTCGCCGGAGTGAGCGAGCACTGGCTCGCCGTCATCCGCTGCTTTGCCGCAGGCGCGGTGGTCGCCAGTCTGGCGACCGAGGTCTTCCCCAAGGCCTATCGCGAGGATCACCACCTCGCCGGGATCGCGACAGCGCTGGGCGTGGTGCTGGCTTTCGGTCTCGGCTCGCTGGCGGGGGGTTGA
- a CDS encoding class I adenylate-forming enzyme family protein, with product MTSFDPLTALAEPFGSFPDILMQWSRVKGDDCALRDERREVYWAELVGLVERLAARLVETGLQRGQSVAILGTSSVEYALVFLAAVRAGGVAAPLTTSASPEQLEGMATDSGAVHLFIDAAKSAELGPDFMAHLIRVPLESIDQWMAPPGSRAPDFVPEPQDPFNIIYSSGTTGIPKGIVHSHRMRWRQFAATALSYLGAGLEVCSLASTPLYSNTTMVAFLPVLLAGGCVRVMGKFDCAKWLGFAQGDRTTITMLVPVQYQRLMDFPQFDDFDLSSLKLKYCTSAPFSAELKREVLQRMPGGLIEIYSMTEGGVVCLLACHEFPDKLHTVGRPAPGSELKVLDDEDREVPPGTPGNLVGRSLTMMSGYKNRPDKTAEAQWIDPATGETWMRMGDIGRVDAEGFVELVGRAKDMIISGGFNIYPSDLEAELCKEPGVAEAAVVGVPSRAWGETPVGFVVLKGEADPAAIMAAVNARLGKTQRLAALHAIGEMPRSHIGKLLKTDLRAEAERLGGTE from the coding sequence ATGACATCCTTCGATCCGCTGACCGCGCTGGCCGAACCCTTCGGCAGCTTCCCCGACATCCTGATGCAATGGTCGCGCGTGAAGGGCGACGATTGCGCCCTGCGCGACGAGCGGCGCGAGGTTTATTGGGCCGAGCTCGTGGGGCTGGTCGAACGGCTGGCGGCGCGGTTGGTGGAGACGGGCCTCCAGCGCGGGCAGTCGGTGGCGATCCTCGGCACCTCGAGCGTCGAATACGCGCTGGTGTTTCTCGCGGCGGTGCGCGCCGGGGGTGTGGCCGCGCCGCTCACCACCAGCGCCTCGCCCGAGCAATTGGAGGGCATGGCGACCGATTCGGGGGCGGTGCATCTGTTCATCGACGCCGCCAAATCCGCAGAGCTTGGCCCGGATTTCATGGCGCACCTGATCCGCGTGCCGCTGGAGAGCATCGATCAGTGGATGGCCCCTCCCGGTTCCCGCGCGCCGGACTTCGTGCCGGAGCCGCAAGACCCGTTCAATATCATCTATTCCTCCGGCACGACCGGCATTCCCAAGGGCATCGTCCACTCGCACCGGATGCGCTGGCGGCAGTTTGCCGCGACCGCGCTGTCGTACCTTGGCGCGGGATTGGAGGTTTGCTCGCTTGCTTCGACGCCGCTCTATTCGAACACCACGATGGTCGCCTTCCTCCCCGTGCTGTTAGCCGGGGGATGCGTGCGGGTGATGGGCAAGTTCGACTGCGCGAAGTGGCTTGGCTTTGCGCAAGGCGATCGCACCACGATCACCATGCTGGTGCCGGTGCAATATCAGCGGCTGATGGATTTCCCGCAGTTCGACGACTTCGACCTCTCCAGCCTCAAGCTCAAATATTGCACCTCCGCGCCATTCTCGGCCGAGTTGAAGCGCGAGGTGCTCCAGCGGATGCCGGGCGGGCTGATCGAGATCTATTCGATGACCGAAGGCGGGGTCGTGTGCCTGCTGGCGTGCCACGAATTCCCCGACAAGCTCCACACGGTGGGGCGTCCTGCGCCAGGGAGCGAGCTGAAGGTGCTCGACGACGAAGACCGCGAGGTGCCGCCCGGAACCCCCGGCAACCTCGTCGGCCGCAGCCTCACCATGATGAGCGGCTACAAGAACCGCCCCGACAAGACCGCCGAAGCGCAGTGGATCGACCCGGCGACGGGCGAGACATGGATGCGGATGGGCGACATCGGGCGCGTCGATGCGGAGGGCTTCGTCGAACTGGTGGGCCGGGCGAAGGACATGATCATCTCGGGCGGGTTTAACATCTATCCGAGCGATCTGGAGGCGGAGCTGTGCAAGGAGCCGGGCGTGGCCGAGGCCGCGGTGGTCGGCGTGCCCTCGCGCGCTTGGGGCGAGACGCCGGTGGGCTTCGTGGTGCTCAAGGGCGAGGCCGACCCGGCAGCGATCATGGCGGCGGTCAACGCGCGGCTCGGCAAGACCCAGCGGCTCGCCGCGCTCCATGCCATCGGCGAAATGCCGCGCAGCCATATCGGCAAACTGCTCAAGACCGATCTGCGCGCTGAGGCCGAGCGGCTCGGCGGCACCGAATAG
- the guaA gene encoding glutamine-hydrolyzing GMP synthase has translation MSAHPSGPAAGDSAIPESILIVDFGSQVTQLIARRVREAGVYSEIAPFTQAEAAFHRLKPKGIILSGSPASVPEDGSPRAPQMLFEAGLPILGICYGQQVMTHQLGGEVRPGHETGEGGEFGRAFLTVTGDCALFDGLWDVGERHQVWMSHGDKVTQFAEGFEIVATSDGAPFAVIADEARRFYGTQFHPEVVHTPDGGKLIANFVRHVCGLAGDWTMAEFRKTKIAEIRAQVGDKRVICGLSGGVDSAVAAVLIHEAIGDQLTCVFVDHGLMRMNEAEQVVTLFRDHYNIPLVHVEAEELFLGGLTGLTDPEAKRKFIGKTFIDVFEAEAKKVGGADFLAQGTLYPDVIESVSFTGGPSVTIKSHHNVGGLPERMNMALVEPLRELFKDEVRDLGRELGLPDAFVGRHPFPGPGLAIRIPGEVTKERCDILRKADAIYLEEIRNAGLYDAIWQAFAVLLPVKTVGVMGDGRTYDSVCALRAVTSTDGMTADVFPYDAGFLTRVATRIVNEVKGINRVVYDYTSKPPGTIEWE, from the coding sequence ATGAGCGCGCACCCCTCCGGCCCCGCAGCGGGCGATTCCGCCATTCCCGAATCGATCCTGATCGTCGATTTCGGCTCTCAGGTGACGCAATTGATCGCGCGCCGCGTGCGCGAGGCGGGGGTCTATTCCGAGATCGCGCCTTTCACGCAGGCCGAGGCGGCCTTTCACCGGTTGAAGCCCAAGGGCATCATCCTCTCCGGTTCGCCCGCGAGCGTGCCCGAGGACGGCTCCCCGCGCGCGCCGCAGATGCTGTTCGAGGCCGGGCTGCCGATCCTCGGCATCTGCTATGGCCAGCAGGTAATGACGCACCAGCTGGGCGGCGAAGTCCGCCCCGGCCACGAGACCGGAGAAGGGGGCGAATTCGGCCGCGCCTTCCTCACCGTCACCGGCGATTGCGCGCTGTTCGACGGGCTGTGGGACGTCGGCGAGCGCCATCAGGTGTGGATGAGCCACGGCGACAAGGTGACGCAGTTCGCCGAAGGCTTCGAAATCGTCGCCACCAGCGACGGCGCACCCTTCGCGGTGATCGCGGACGAGGCGCGCCGCTTCTACGGCACCCAGTTCCACCCCGAAGTCGTCCACACCCCCGATGGCGGCAAGCTGATCGCCAATTTCGTGCGCCATGTCTGCGGGCTGGCGGGCGACTGGACAATGGCCGAGTTCCGCAAGACCAAGATCGCCGAAATCCGCGCGCAGGTGGGTGACAAGCGCGTGATCTGCGGCCTTTCCGGCGGGGTCGATTCGGCGGTGGCGGCGGTGCTGATCCACGAGGCGATCGGCGACCAGCTGACCTGCGTCTTCGTCGATCACGGCCTCATGCGCATGAACGAGGCCGAACAGGTCGTGACCTTGTTCCGCGATCACTACAACATCCCGCTGGTCCACGTGGAGGCTGAAGAGCTGTTCCTCGGCGGGCTTACCGGCCTCACCGATCCGGAAGCCAAGCGCAAGTTCATCGGCAAGACCTTCATCGACGTGTTCGAGGCCGAGGCCAAGAAGGTCGGCGGGGCAGACTTCCTCGCGCAGGGCACACTCTATCCCGACGTGATTGAGTCGGTCTCCTTCACCGGTGGGCCGAGCGTCACGATCAAGAGCCACCACAATGTCGGCGGGCTCCCTGAGCGTATGAACATGGCGCTGGTCGAGCCGCTGCGCGAGCTGTTCAAGGACGAGGTCCGCGATCTCGGCCGCGAGCTGGGCCTGCCCGACGCCTTCGTCGGCCGCCATCCCTTCCCCGGCCCGGGCCTTGCGATCCGCATCCCCGGCGAAGTCACCAAGGAACGCTGCGACATCCTGCGCAAGGCTGACGCGATCTATCTCGAGGAAATCCGCAACGCGGGCCTCTACGACGCGATCTGGCAAGCCTTCGCGGTGCTGCTGCCGGTCAAAACCGTGGGCGTGATGGGCGACGGGCGCACATACGACTCTGTCTGCGCCCTGCGCGCCGTCACCTCGACCGACGGGATGACGGCGGACGTCTTCCCCTATGATGCCGGGTTCCTGACCCGCGTGGCGACCCGTATCGTCAACGAGGTCAAGGGCATCAACCGCGTGGTCTACGACTACACCTCCAAGCCGCCGGGCACGATTGAGTGGGAGTGA
- a CDS encoding UrcA family protein: MRFTLPLIALAAVAAPAVADDTVTVRVDYADVDVTTAEGRAALEARIDAKLRKACTIESAARYTYGRPAVDSKCVTEARATALAEVERVASLQTRKGRSVAAN; encoded by the coding sequence ATGCGTTTCACTCTCCCCCTGATCGCTCTCGCCGCTGTTGCCGCGCCGGCCGTGGCCGACGACACCGTCACCGTTCGCGTCGACTATGCCGATGTCGACGTGACCACCGCCGAAGGCCGCGCCGCGCTCGAAGCGCGGATCGACGCCAAGTTGCGCAAGGCCTGCACCATCGAGAGCGCCGCGCGCTACACCTATGGCCGCCCGGCGGTGGACAGCAAGTGCGTCACCGAAGCCCGCGCCACCGCGCTGGCCGAAGTCGAGCGCGTCGCCTCGCTCCAGACCCGCAAGGGCCGCAGCGTCGCCGCGAACTGA